In Actinomycetota bacterium, one genomic interval encodes:
- a CDS encoding twin-arginine translocase TatA/TatE family subunit produces MGKPYPSPPCYWPRTLRGSSLPGPMFDLSPIQIIIVLVIAVLVLGPTKLPQFSRAVGKGIRDFRGAMLGDDRHDDQPAPQPTQAAQAAPVTTATAGEPEQPTAAPDVLEGIVVSGDSPPGERPGPQG; encoded by the coding sequence ATGGGGAAACCCTATCCCAGCCCACCCTGCTACTGGCCGCGAACCCTTCGGGGGTCTAGCCTTCCGGGACCAATGTTCGACCTCTCGCCCATCCAGATCATCATCGTGCTCGTGATCGCCGTGCTCGTGCTCGGCCCCACCAAGCTGCCCCAGTTCAGCCGGGCGGTGGGCAAGGGCATCCGCGACTTCAGGGGCGCGATGTTGGGTGACGACCGGCACGACGACCAGCCTGCGCCCCAGCCCACGCAGGCGGCGCAGGCCGCACCGGTGACCACGGCCACGGCAGGGGAGCCCGAGCAGCCCACCGCTGCGCCCGACGTGCTCGAGGGCATCGTGGTGAGCGGCGATTCGCCGCCGGGCGAGCGGCCGGGCCCGCAGGGGTAG
- a CDS encoding glycosyltransferase family 2 protein: MAIQLGRRRARHRPRGGHCRPAARRPGGSGHHLEVGALSGRVSCRPMRTAIVIPARDEQDAIGAVVHDARTAVPDARVIVVDDASRDLTGVRAGEAGAHVLRLRTHAGYAGALRAGYRTALEEPLDVILQMDGDGQHRAGDLPRLMDALGAGDLVLGSRFMGPSPGYRIPPLRRAGMAACRWMAREVGGLGLTDPTSGLRALRPSLATRLADEGFPSGLTETSLLIHLHRAGFRITEIPVLMRASRGRSMHAGMAGATHLARIAWAVLGQATGRTDDPARAPAPAPAART, encoded by the coding sequence ATGGCCATCCAACTGGGGCGCCGCCGAGCGCGCCATCGCCCGCGCGGTGGCCACTGCCGACCTGCAGCCCGTCGCCCGGGTGGGTCGGGCCACCATCTGGAGGTGGGTGCCCTGAGCGGTCGCGTATCGTGCCGCCCGATGAGGACTGCGATCGTCATACCGGCGCGCGACGAGCAGGACGCCATCGGCGCCGTGGTGCACGACGCACGCACGGCCGTGCCCGACGCCCGGGTGATCGTGGTGGACGACGCCTCGCGCGACCTCACCGGCGTGCGCGCCGGGGAGGCCGGCGCGCACGTGCTGCGCCTTCGCACCCACGCCGGGTACGCCGGTGCACTTCGCGCCGGCTACCGCACGGCGCTCGAGGAGCCCCTCGACGTGATCCTGCAGATGGACGGCGACGGCCAGCATCGCGCCGGCGACCTCCCGCGGTTGATGGACGCCCTCGGTGCGGGCGACCTGGTGCTCGGGTCGCGGTTCATGGGACCCTCGCCCGGCTATCGCATCCCGCCCCTGCGCCGCGCAGGGATGGCTGCGTGCCGCTGGATGGCGCGCGAGGTGGGCGGCCTCGGGCTCACCGATCCCACCTCGGGCCTGCGCGCGCTGCGTCCCTCGCTCGCCACGCGCCTCGCCGACGAAGGCTTCCCGTCGGGCCTTACCGAGACGAGCCTGCTGATTCACCTGCACAGGGCGGGTTTCCGCATCACGGAGATCCCCGTGCTCATGCGGGCATCCCGTGGCCGCTCGATGCACGCGGGCATGGCGGGCGCCACGCACCTCGCGCGTATTGCGTGGGCCGTGCTGGGCCAGGCCACGGGCCGCACGGATGATCCCGCGCGTGCTCCGGCACCCGCGCCCGCAGCCCGCACCTGA
- a CDS encoding chorismate mutase → MPNDPAATTEDVVIRQMRDQIVENDLKIVQALNQRIALVSRLREYKEGRGMEFVDHSREEWMVRYLQGANRGALSDDGLAEIYSHILELTKRETVD, encoded by the coding sequence ATGCCGAATGACCCCGCTGCGACCACCGAGGACGTCGTGATCCGCCAGATGCGCGATCAGATCGTCGAAAACGACCTCAAGATCGTGCAGGCCCTCAACCAGCGCATTGCCCTGGTGTCACGCCTGCGCGAATACAAGGAGGGGCGGGGGATGGAGTTCGTGGACCACTCCCGCGAGGAGTGGATGGTGCGCTACCTGCAGGGGGCCAACCGGGGTGCCCTCTCGGATGACGGCCTCGCGGAGATCTACAGCCACATCCTGGAGCTCACCAAGCGCGAGACCGTCGACTGA
- a CDS encoding glycosyltransferase family 4 protein, whose amino-acid sequence MARVLYVSQYFVSGDQPGGVRHWQHCRALARAGHEVTVVTSYVQHKERTIPEQYRGRRIVRTEEDGLDVVRTYSTPGYGPDLRSRLSNYGTFALWSLIAELRLPRPDVVVASSPSLPAAAAAAGVATGRRSRFLLEVRDLWPDSAVAMGLVTNPRVIGAARRMEHYCYRRADRIVALTEGIREGVVASGVVPAGRVSLITNGVDLDVVPDPAEPARLTVADDAFVAMFVGAHGTYSSLETVLAAADLLRGEPGMQVVLVGGGDRKPALVGQAAALDLPNVSFVDPVPKRQVPAYLARAGLCLLPYQDRQLFAGALPNKVFDYLAASRPILAAAPVGELTRLVDHAACGWNVPPEDPPAMADAIRRAAADPAAARARGEAGRAYALGHYDRAALTARFVALVDDLAAGAR is encoded by the coding sequence GTGGCGCGCGTGCTCTACGTGTCGCAGTACTTCGTGAGCGGAGACCAGCCCGGTGGCGTGCGCCACTGGCAGCACTGCCGGGCGCTCGCGCGCGCCGGGCACGAGGTGACGGTGGTGACCTCGTACGTGCAGCACAAGGAGCGGACGATCCCCGAGCAGTACCGCGGCCGGCGCATCGTGCGCACCGAGGAGGACGGCCTCGACGTGGTGCGCACCTACTCCACGCCCGGGTACGGCCCCGACCTGCGCTCGCGTCTTTCGAACTACGGCACCTTCGCCCTGTGGTCGCTCATCGCCGAGCTGCGCCTGCCGCGCCCCGACGTGGTGGTGGCATCCTCGCCCTCGCTGCCCGCCGCCGCGGCCGCGGCCGGCGTGGCCACGGGGCGGCGCTCGAGGTTCCTGCTCGAGGTACGCGACCTCTGGCCCGACTCCGCCGTGGCCATGGGCCTGGTAACCAACCCGCGCGTCATCGGCGCGGCGCGGCGCATGGAGCACTACTGCTACCGGCGCGCCGACCGCATCGTGGCCCTCACCGAGGGCATCCGCGAGGGCGTGGTGGCATCGGGCGTGGTGCCCGCGGGACGGGTGAGCCTCATCACCAACGGCGTGGACCTCGACGTGGTGCCCGACCCGGCCGAGCCTGCGCGCCTGACGGTGGCCGACGACGCCTTCGTCGCGATGTTCGTGGGCGCGCACGGCACCTACTCGTCGCTCGAGACCGTGCTGGCGGCGGCCGACCTTCTGCGCGGCGAGCCCGGCATGCAGGTGGTGCTGGTGGGCGGCGGCGATAGGAAGCCGGCCCTCGTGGGGCAGGCCGCGGCGCTCGACCTGCCCAACGTGAGCTTCGTCGACCCGGTGCCCAAGCGGCAGGTGCCGGCCTACCTGGCGCGCGCCGGCCTCTGCCTGCTGCCATACCAGGACCGGCAGCTGTTCGCGGGGGCGCTTCCCAACAAGGTGTTCGACTACCTGGCCGCGTCGCGACCGATCCTCGCCGCGGCTCCCGTGGGCGAGCTCACGCGGCTCGTGGACCACGCCGCCTGCGGGTGGAACGTGCCGCCGGAGGATCCCCCGGCGATGGCCGACGCCATACGCCGTGCCGCCGCCGATCCGGCCGCGGCACGCGCCCGTGGCGAGGCCGGGCGCGCCTATGCCCTCGGGCACTACGACCGCGCGGCGCTGACGGCGCGCTTCGTGGCGCTGGTGGACGACCTGGCGGCGGGCGCCAGGTGA
- a CDS encoding sugar transferase, producing the protein MGGAAKRAFDLAVAIPATLALAPVMAGLAAWVRIDSPGPAVFRQRRAGAFGRPFTCLKFRSMVDGAEREGAGLRVTEGDDRITRAGRVLRRLSLDELPQLINVIRGDMSIVGPRPTVPSQIAHYNAVQRRRLLARPGMTGLAQVRGRASIPWSQRIALDVEYVDTWSMALDLRIIADTVRVVLRGEDQYRDEQGGFDLAGPAGG; encoded by the coding sequence GTGGGCGGCGCCGCCAAGCGCGCCTTCGACCTCGCCGTGGCGATCCCCGCCACCCTCGCGCTCGCACCGGTGATGGCCGGGCTGGCCGCTTGGGTGCGCATCGATTCGCCCGGGCCCGCAGTGTTCCGCCAGCGGCGCGCCGGAGCATTCGGGCGCCCCTTCACCTGCCTGAAGTTCCGCTCCATGGTGGACGGCGCCGAGCGCGAGGGCGCCGGGCTCAGGGTGACCGAGGGCGACGACCGCATCACCCGCGCCGGTCGCGTGCTGCGCCGCCTCTCGCTCGACGAGCTGCCGCAGCTGATCAACGTGATCCGCGGCGACATGAGCATCGTCGGGCCGCGTCCCACCGTGCCGTCGCAGATCGCCCATTACAACGCCGTGCAGCGCCGGCGCCTGCTGGCCCGCCCGGGCATGACGGGCCTCGCGCAGGTGCGCGGCCGCGCGAGCATCCCCTGGTCGCAGCGCATCGCGCTCGACGTGGAGTATGTGGACACCTGGTCGATGGCCCTCGACCTGCGCATCATCGCCGACACCGTGCGCGTGGTGCTGCGCGGCGAGGACCAGTACCGCGACGAGCAGGGCGGGTTCGACCTGGCGGGGCCGGCCGGTGGCTGA
- a CDS encoding glycosyltransferase gives MSPLRVRITGCRAAFLPRARWVLETLAEGLGREVEFVDDGSDAAVEITYAPEPPDEGAWIPMQHDAQEFFEGQDAFPGESVHRAGDLTLLFPPAASDEPIPGDIVASAFYLLARWDEYRVADRDRFGRLPFARSAFTAIGGLDIEDPAVEGYLAALRTVLGIPAPGSWTVFLTHDIDRIRKRTPRGIARSVKRRRHHAVRDLAGHDPWDNVPDLLETTWRRGLRSTVFLIGRNRHRLDGTPRRTYERERRNLAAAVHAAGSEVALHGAFASSESLEALEDELAVLRGEAGPVQGVRFHYLRFRYHDTPLRAEQAGLRYDASLGFSERPGFAAGYARPFRPWIVGEERAARITLVPLAVMDTTLHSHLGLSADQARDRALAVLDVVRRVGGAAALLWHNTYLADERAPGYDRLWEQLLDDLQERGASLGPIAPPEAPEGARLDGRRIVHLTTVHRPRDVRIFHKEARALAAAGASSSVLGLEHPVPRSRRAAAGWELARRASALEADAYHVHDPELLPQALWLQRTTGRPVIYDAHEYLGETARTKRWIPGPLRLPVAAIAAGAEKAAGRRLGGVVAANEDLAARFAAAGCRSVSVANSPFASEFTGAGEPEGGIVLYVGGLGPLRGLPLMLEAFPQVGVPGARLLLAGPGDPGELPGGVEHLGVVDHSEVPGLLERASVAWIPLRRHGNYDRAVPTKLVEAMAMGRPVVASDLPRMAAIVRSTGCGIVVAHDDPAAHAAAIGDLLEHPDRAREMGEAGRRAFIDGLTFEREARALTSFYAEVLA, from the coding sequence GTGAGCCCCCTGCGCGTGCGCATCACGGGGTGCCGGGCGGCGTTCCTGCCGCGGGCACGGTGGGTGCTCGAGACGCTCGCCGAGGGCCTCGGTCGCGAGGTGGAGTTCGTGGACGACGGCAGCGATGCGGCCGTGGAGATCACGTACGCGCCCGAACCCCCTGACGAGGGCGCATGGATTCCCATGCAGCACGACGCCCAGGAGTTCTTCGAGGGCCAGGACGCCTTCCCCGGCGAATCCGTGCACCGCGCGGGAGACCTCACGCTGCTCTTCCCGCCGGCCGCATCCGACGAGCCGATCCCCGGCGACATCGTGGCCTCGGCGTTCTACCTGCTGGCGCGTTGGGATGAGTACCGCGTGGCCGACCGCGACCGCTTCGGGCGCCTGCCCTTCGCCCGCAGCGCGTTCACGGCCATCGGGGGGCTCGACATCGAGGACCCGGCGGTGGAGGGCTACCTCGCCGCCCTGCGCACGGTTCTCGGCATTCCCGCCCCCGGATCCTGGACCGTGTTCCTCACCCACGACATCGACCGCATCCGCAAGCGCACGCCGCGCGGCATCGCGCGTTCGGTGAAGCGCCGGCGCCACCACGCCGTGCGCGACCTTGCAGGGCACGACCCCTGGGACAACGTGCCGGATCTCCTCGAGACCACCTGGCGGCGCGGCCTGAGGTCGACGGTGTTCCTCATCGGGCGCAACCGGCACCGGCTCGACGGCACCCCCCGGCGCACCTACGAGCGCGAGCGGCGCAACCTCGCTGCCGCCGTTCACGCCGCCGGGTCCGAGGTGGCGCTGCACGGGGCGTTCGCATCGTCCGAGTCGCTCGAGGCGCTGGAAGACGAGCTCGCAGTGCTGCGCGGTGAGGCCGGGCCCGTGCAGGGCGTGCGGTTCCACTACCTGCGCTTTCGCTACCACGACACGCCCCTGCGCGCGGAGCAGGCCGGTCTGCGCTACGACGCCAGCCTGGGATTCAGCGAGCGCCCGGGGTTCGCCGCCGGCTACGCGCGGCCCTTCCGGCCGTGGATCGTGGGCGAGGAACGCGCGGCGCGCATCACCCTGGTGCCGCTCGCCGTGATGGACACCACCCTGCACTCGCACCTGGGCCTCTCGGCCGACCAGGCCCGCGACCGGGCCCTCGCGGTGCTGGACGTCGTGCGGCGCGTGGGCGGCGCCGCGGCCCTGCTGTGGCACAACACCTACCTGGCCGACGAGCGCGCGCCGGGCTACGACCGGCTGTGGGAGCAGCTGCTCGACGACCTGCAGGAACGCGGCGCATCGCTCGGCCCCATCGCCCCGCCCGAGGCCCCGGAGGGCGCCCGGCTGGACGGCCGGCGCATCGTGCACCTCACCACGGTGCACCGCCCCCGCGACGTGCGCATCTTCCACAAGGAGGCCCGCGCACTGGCCGCGGCCGGCGCCAGCTCATCGGTGCTGGGGCTCGAGCACCCGGTGCCCCGCTCGCGCCGCGCTGCCGCCGGGTGGGAGCTCGCGCGCCGGGCCAGCGCGCTCGAGGCCGACGCCTACCACGTGCACGACCCCGAGCTGCTGCCCCAGGCGCTATGGCTGCAGCGCACCACGGGGCGACCGGTCATCTATGACGCCCACGAGTACCTGGGCGAGACCGCCCGCACCAAGCGGTGGATCCCCGGCCCGCTGCGCCTGCCCGTGGCCGCCATCGCGGCGGGTGCCGAGAAGGCCGCGGGCAGGCGCCTCGGCGGAGTGGTGGCGGCCAACGAGGACCTCGCCGCGCGCTTCGCCGCGGCGGGCTGCCGGTCGGTGAGCGTGGCCAACAGCCCGTTCGCATCGGAGTTCACCGGGGCCGGTGAGCCCGAGGGCGGCATCGTCCTGTACGTGGGCGGACTCGGCCCGCTGCGCGGGCTGCCGCTGATGCTCGAGGCCTTCCCCCAGGTGGGCGTGCCCGGGGCGCGCCTGCTGCTGGCGGGCCCCGGAGACCCGGGCGAGCTGCCGGGTGGCGTGGAGCACCTGGGCGTCGTGGACCACTCCGAGGTGCCCGGGCTGCTCGAGCGCGCATCGGTGGCGTGGATCCCCCTGCGCCGGCACGGCAACTACGACCGCGCCGTGCCCACGAAGCTCGTGGAGGCCATGGCCATGGGGCGGCCCGTGGTGGCCAGCGACCTGCCGCGCATGGCGGCCATCGTCAGGTCGACCGGCTGCGGCATCGTGGTGGCGCACGACGACCCCGCGGCCCACGCGGCGGCCATCGGCGATCTGCTCGAGCACCCCGATCGCGCACGCGAGATGGGCGAGGCCGGGCGGCGGGCGTTCATCGACGGGCTCACCTTCGAGCGCGAGGCCCGTGCGCTCACGTCGTTCTACGCCGAGGTGCTCGCCTAG
- a CDS encoding ATP-grasp domain-containing protein — MWTPGRWPSTCASSPTPCAWCCAARTSTATSRAGSTWRGRPVADHPSVLLTCAGQRVDIVRAFRDALARRGEGGQVVVSDLDPLSPSLVSADVVVQLPAVDDPGYGQAVADVVHAHDVGAVLPLTDLDPVILAQAAPLVRHAGGQVFLPAPEVAAACQDKWLCHEALEGAGLPSPPTWPVDGTDRDALPYPIMIKPCIGFAGRWIHRCDDREELDFFLSRTPVASVLQRALPGEEFSIDCLASLDARAIGAIPRAMYQSKGGEQIKGETLDDPQLVDLAVAVIEGIGLVGACTIQCFRDGDRILGVTDINTRFGGGFPLPLAAGGDYPFLILVMAAGEDVAPQLGTHRAGVVMTRFLSEHILVRDGNGLTAVDGHEEAVSGGI, encoded by the coding sequence ATGTGGACACCTGGTCGATGGCCCTCGACCTGCGCATCATCGCCGACACCGTGCGCGTGGTGCTGCGCGGCGAGGACCAGTACCGCGACGAGCAGGGCGGGTTCGACCTGGCGGGGCCGGCCGGTGGCTGACCACCCGTCGGTGCTCCTCACCTGCGCGGGCCAGCGCGTGGACATCGTCCGCGCGTTCCGCGACGCCCTGGCGCGCCGCGGCGAGGGCGGCCAGGTGGTCGTGAGCGATCTCGACCCGCTCTCGCCGTCGCTGGTGTCCGCCGACGTGGTGGTGCAGCTGCCGGCCGTGGACGATCCGGGCTACGGCCAGGCAGTGGCCGACGTGGTCCACGCGCACGACGTGGGCGCGGTGCTGCCGCTCACCGACCTCGATCCGGTCATCCTCGCCCAGGCGGCGCCCCTTGTGCGCCACGCCGGCGGGCAGGTGTTCCTGCCCGCGCCCGAGGTGGCCGCGGCCTGCCAGGACAAGTGGCTGTGCCACGAGGCCCTCGAGGGCGCCGGCCTGCCCTCGCCCCCCACCTGGCCCGTGGACGGCACCGACCGCGACGCCCTGCCGTACCCGATCATGATCAAGCCGTGCATCGGGTTCGCCGGCCGGTGGATCCACCGCTGCGACGACCGCGAGGAGCTCGACTTCTTCCTCTCGCGCACCCCCGTGGCCAGCGTGCTGCAGCGGGCGCTGCCGGGCGAGGAGTTCAGCATCGACTGCCTGGCGTCGCTCGACGCCCGCGCCATCGGGGCGATCCCCCGGGCGATGTACCAGAGCAAGGGCGGCGAGCAGATCAAGGGCGAGACCCTCGACGACCCGCAGTTGGTCGACCTTGCCGTGGCGGTGATCGAGGGCATCGGCCTCGTCGGCGCCTGCACCATCCAGTGCTTCCGCGACGGTGACCGCATCCTGGGCGTCACCGACATCAACACGCGCTTCGGCGGGGGCTTCCCGCTCCCCCTGGCCGCGGGCGGCGACTACCCGTTCCTCATCCTGGTGATGGCCGCCGGGGAGGACGTCGCGCCCCAACTCGGAACTCACAGGGCGGGCGTCGTGATGACACGCTTCTTGTCGGAGCACATACTCGTGCGCGACGGGAACGGGCTCACGGCCGTGGATGGCCACGAAGAGGCGGTGAGCGGTGGCATCTGA
- a CDS encoding SDR family oxidoreductase, with protein sequence MPTSLVTGGAGFLGSHLCDRLLADGHRVICVDNLDTGTLENIEHIRSGDFEFVEHDVTRHVDIGEPLDEVFHLASPASPIDYLRLPLHTLKVGSYGTHNALGLAKRHRARFLLASTSEVYGDPQVHPQREDYWGHVNPIGPRGVYDEAKRYAEALTMAYHRQQGVDTHIVRIFNTYGPRMRPRDGRAIPTFLRQAREGAPLTVFGDGSQTRSFCFVTDLIEGLVRLIRSDEHGPVNIGNPEEYTILQLAEAVLEATGSPSEIVYEALPQDDPTVRQPDITRARGILGWEPTIGLADGLRMTIKGTSATSPSRA encoded by the coding sequence ATGCCTACCTCACTCGTCACAGGAGGAGCCGGTTTCCTGGGCTCCCACCTCTGCGACCGCCTGCTGGCCGACGGCCACCGGGTCATCTGCGTGGACAACCTCGACACGGGCACGCTCGAGAACATCGAGCACATCCGGTCGGGCGACTTCGAGTTCGTCGAGCACGACGTGACGCGCCACGTGGATATCGGCGAGCCGCTCGACGAGGTGTTCCACCTGGCATCGCCCGCCAGCCCCATCGACTACCTGCGCCTCCCGCTGCACACGCTGAAGGTGGGGTCATACGGCACGCACAACGCCCTCGGCCTGGCGAAGAGGCACCGCGCGCGGTTCCTCCTGGCATCTACCAGCGAGGTGTACGGCGACCCGCAGGTGCACCCTCAGCGCGAGGACTACTGGGGCCATGTGAACCCCATCGGCCCTCGCGGGGTCTACGACGAGGCCAAGCGCTATGCCGAGGCGCTCACGATGGCGTACCACCGCCAGCAGGGCGTGGACACCCACATCGTGCGCATCTTCAACACCTACGGGCCGCGCATGCGCCCGAGGGACGGGCGGGCTATCCCCACGTTCCTGCGCCAGGCCCGCGAGGGCGCGCCGCTCACGGTGTTCGGCGATGGCAGCCAGACCCGTTCGTTCTGCTTCGTCACCGACCTGATCGAGGGGCTGGTGCGACTCATCCGCAGCGATGAGCACGGCCCGGTGAACATCGGGAACCCCGAGGAGTACACGATCCTGCAGCTCGCAGAGGCCGTGCTCGAGGCCACGGGCTCACCATCCGAGATCGTCTACGAGGCCCTCCCGCAGGACGATCCCACGGTGCGCCAGCCCGACATCACGCGTGCCCGGGGCATCCTCGGCTGGGAGCCCACCATCGGCCTCGCAGACGGCCTGCGCATGACGATCAAGGGCACCTCCGCCACGAGCCCCAGCCGCGCCTAG
- a CDS encoding ABC transporter ATP-binding protein, producing the protein MARGLRKAYGSRMAVDGIDLEVRRGECFGFLGPNGAGKTTTMRMLACLSERDAGDLAVLGMDPDVEPRALKARLGVVPQEVNLDLELTVLENMLVYARYFGIKAGPARERAMELLRFVDLHERAEDTVVKLSGGMQRRLQIARALINDPEMVLLDEPTTGLDPQARRMVWERLRDLRAGGTSVVITTHYMDEAERLCDRLVVIDHGEVVREGAPADLVRDEAGAEALEVRCDPADAPRLGRAISPRHVVAGDVVLAFGDGVEALRARADDSGVAWSLVAERRATLEDLFIMLTGHSLREGAAEEE; encoded by the coding sequence ATGGCCCGCGGCCTGCGTAAGGCCTACGGGTCGCGCATGGCTGTGGACGGCATCGACCTCGAGGTGCGCCGGGGCGAGTGCTTCGGATTCCTCGGGCCCAACGGCGCGGGCAAGACCACCACCATGCGCATGCTCGCGTGCCTCTCCGAGCGCGACGCCGGAGATCTCGCCGTGCTGGGCATGGATCCCGACGTCGAGCCGCGAGCACTCAAGGCGCGGCTCGGGGTGGTGCCGCAGGAGGTCAACCTCGACCTCGAGCTCACGGTGCTTGAGAACATGCTCGTATACGCCCGGTACTTCGGCATCAAGGCCGGGCCGGCGCGCGAGCGGGCAATGGAACTGCTGCGGTTCGTCGACCTGCACGAGCGCGCCGAAGACACGGTGGTGAAGCTCTCGGGCGGCATGCAGCGCCGGCTGCAGATCGCCCGGGCGCTCATCAACGACCCCGAGATGGTCCTGCTCGACGAGCCCACCACCGGCCTCGACCCGCAGGCGCGGCGCATGGTGTGGGAACGCCTGCGCGACCTGCGCGCGGGCGGCACCTCGGTGGTGATCACCACCCACTACATGGACGAGGCCGAGCGGCTGTGCGACCGCCTGGTGGTGATCGACCACGGCGAGGTGGTGCGCGAGGGCGCTCCCGCCGACCTGGTGCGCGACGAGGCCGGTGCCGAGGCGCTCGAGGTGCGGTGCGACCCCGCCGACGCCCCGCGCCTTGGCCGGGCCATCAGCCCGCGCCACGTGGTGGCGGGCGACGTGGTGCTGGCCTTCGGAGACGGGGTCGAGGCGCTCCGCGCGCGCGCCGATGACTCAGGCGTCGCGTGGAGCCTCGTCGCTGAGCGGCGCGCCACGCTCGAGGATCTCTTCATCATGCTCACGGGCCACTCGCTGCGCGAAGGGGCTGCGGAGGAGGAGTGA
- a CDS encoding bifunctional nuclease family protein, which yields MQEMVIYGVSFDMVGKQPIVLLKTVDGNRFLPIWIGHAEASAILMKLQGTDSPRPMTHDLITEMIDGLQAEVSRVTVTEMRDNTFYALIHLRTPGPDVEIDSRPSDAIAVAVRTGAPIFASEDLLDDNAIEFEHEPEDDDDMVEKFKEFLDQVTPEDFAD from the coding sequence ATGCAGGAGATGGTCATCTACGGCGTCAGCTTCGACATGGTCGGCAAGCAGCCGATCGTGCTGCTGAAGACGGTCGACGGCAACCGGTTCCTCCCGATCTGGATCGGCCACGCCGAGGCCTCGGCGATCCTCATGAAGCTGCAGGGCACCGACTCGCCACGCCCGATGACGCACGACCTCATCACCGAGATGATCGACGGCCTGCAGGCCGAGGTGTCGCGCGTGACGGTCACCGAAATGCGCGACAACACCTTCTACGCGCTGATCCACCTGCGCACGCCCGGGCCAGACGTCGAGATCGACTCGCGCCCCAGTGACGCCATCGCGGTAGCCGTGCGCACGGGCGCGCCCATCTTCGCGTCAGAAGACCTGCTGGACGACAACGCCATCGAGTTCGAGCACGAGCCCGAGGACGACGACGACATGGTCGAGAAGTTCAAGGAGTTCCTCGACCAGGTCACCCCGGAGGACTTCGCTGACTAG
- the tatC gene encoding twin-arginine translocase subunit TatC has protein sequence MSGRFGRFGVRRVDPDDKLSVVEHLTELRKRLLIAVISLVVAFAVLYVFNEWLLDILLDPLAPEYRKLLALSPTEPFMVILKVVLGASLLVTLPILLYQLYAYVVPAIGDQTRRRMLAIVAGVSGLFIGGVLFVYFLVLPVALQWLLGFAGNEFQVSLRAADYFSFALTIMFAGALVFEVPVAMLVLARLGLVTAQQFRHWWRYAVVVIAFIAAILPGGDPVSMLMLMVPQLILYGVGIWLASAFGRPAPWARGDAPAEASENPA, from the coding sequence ATGAGCGGCCGCTTCGGGCGATTCGGCGTGCGCCGGGTCGATCCCGACGACAAGCTGAGCGTGGTGGAGCACCTCACCGAGCTACGCAAGCGGCTGCTCATCGCCGTCATCTCGCTGGTGGTGGCATTCGCGGTGCTCTACGTGTTCAACGAGTGGCTGCTGGACATCCTGCTCGACCCGCTGGCACCCGAGTACCGCAAGCTGCTGGCGCTGTCGCCCACCGAGCCCTTCATGGTGATCCTCAAGGTGGTGCTCGGCGCATCGCTGCTCGTGACGCTGCCGATCCTGCTCTACCAGCTCTATGCCTACGTGGTCCCGGCCATCGGGGACCAGACCCGCCGGAGGATGCTGGCGATCGTGGCCGGCGTGTCCGGGCTGTTCATCGGAGGCGTGCTGTTCGTGTACTTCCTCGTTCTGCCGGTGGCCCTGCAGTGGCTGCTGGGCTTCGCGGGTAACGAGTTCCAGGTGTCGCTGCGCGCGGCCGACTACTTCTCGTTCGCCCTCACGATCATGTTCGCGGGCGCGCTGGTGTTCGAGGTGCCGGTGGCCATGCTGGTGCTGGCGCGCCTGGGGCTGGTGACGGCCCAGCAGTTCCGGCACTGGTGGCGGTACGCGGTCGTGGTGATCGCGTTCATCGCGGCGATCCTGCCCGGCGGCGACCCGGTGAGCATGCTCATGCTCATGGTGCCCCAGCTGATCCTCTATGGCGTGGGCATCTGGCTGGCGTCGGCATTCGGGCGACCTGCGCCCTGGGCCCGCGGAGACGCGCCGGCCGAGGCCTCCGAGAACCCCGCCTGA